In Halobaculum magnesiiphilum, the following proteins share a genomic window:
- a CDS encoding chorismate mutase, whose translation MSYEDSDLTDETRRTDDVPAELQEMSLDELREEIADIDRELVELIARRTYVADTIADVKERRDLPTTDETQEQAVMDRAGENAERFEVDANLVKAIFRLLIELNKVEQRENR comes from the coding sequence ATGAGCTACGAGGACTCAGACCTGACCGACGAGACGCGGCGGACAGACGACGTACCGGCCGAGCTCCAGGAGATGAGCCTGGACGAACTGCGCGAGGAGATCGCCGACATCGACCGCGAGTTGGTCGAGCTCATCGCGCGGCGGACGTACGTCGCCGACACCATCGCCGATGTGAAGGAGCGACGCGACCTGCCGACGACCGACGAGACCCAAGAGCAGGCCGTGATGGACCGCGCCGGCGAGAACGCCGAGCGCTTCGAGGTGGACGCGAACCTCGTGAAGGCGATCTTCCGGCTGTTGATCGAGTTGAACAAGGTCGAGCAGCGGGAGAACAGGTAG
- a CDS encoding DUF2891 domain-containing protein: protein MDDLSPPDDETLIAGRADWIGADAAARLTRHPLDGVDTEYPHATGAIEGPDDVTPPRERHPVFYGCFDWHSAVHSHWCLVRALRLFPDHPDREAIAQGIDERLTAEHVAGELAWFENRETFERPYGWAWLLALAAELDRWDDPRAARWGDALAPLEERVRDLVVERFLPMDRPFRVGTHGNSAFALSVILDYARSVGDDALERSVVETALAFYRDDADASIGNEPLGWDFLSPALAEADLMRRVLDGDAFATWADGFLPDADTLPAPVSVADGEDGVALHLVGLNVSRAWALAGVADALPAGSRRTAIREAAVAHARRGVEEAFTDDYAGSHWLSSFVCYLLTREEGGIGPVA from the coding sequence ATGGACGACCTCTCGCCGCCCGACGACGAGACGCTGATCGCCGGTCGCGCCGACTGGATCGGCGCGGACGCGGCCGCGCGGCTCACCCGACATCCGCTCGACGGCGTCGACACCGAGTACCCTCACGCGACGGGCGCGATCGAGGGGCCCGACGACGTGACGCCGCCGCGCGAGCGTCACCCCGTCTTCTACGGCTGCTTCGACTGGCACTCGGCGGTCCACAGCCACTGGTGTCTGGTGCGGGCGCTGCGGCTGTTCCCCGACCACCCCGACCGCGAGGCGATCGCCCAGGGGATCGACGAACGGTTGACCGCCGAGCACGTCGCCGGCGAGCTCGCGTGGTTCGAGAACCGCGAGACGTTCGAGCGGCCCTACGGCTGGGCGTGGCTGCTCGCGCTCGCCGCGGAACTCGACCGGTGGGACGACCCGCGGGCGGCGCGGTGGGGCGACGCGCTCGCGCCGCTGGAGGAACGGGTCCGTGACCTCGTCGTCGAGCGGTTTCTCCCGATGGATCGACCGTTCCGCGTCGGGACGCACGGCAACTCCGCGTTCGCGCTCTCGGTGATCCTCGATTACGCCCGGTCGGTCGGCGACGACGCGCTCGAACGGAGCGTCGTCGAGACGGCGCTGGCGTTCTACCGCGACGACGCCGACGCGTCCATCGGAAACGAGCCGCTGGGGTGGGACTTCCTCTCGCCCGCGCTCGCGGAGGCCGACCTCATGCGGCGCGTCCTCGACGGCGACGCGTTCGCGACGTGGGCCGACGGCTTCCTCCCCGACGCGGACACGCTTCCCGCGCCCGTCTCCGTCGCCGACGGCGAGGACGGGGTGGCGCTCCATCTGGTCGGTCTGAACGTCTCGCGGGCGTGGGCGCTGGCGGGCGTCGCCGACGCGCTGCCCGCCGGGTCGCGGCGGACGGCGATCAGGGAGGCCGCCGTCGCGCACGCCCGCCGCGGCGTCGAGGAGGCGTTCACGGACGACTACGCGGGCTCGCACTGGCTGTCCTCGTTCGTCTGCTACCTCCTCACGCGCGAGGAGGGCGGTATCGGACCCGTCGCGTGA
- a CDS encoding carbonic anhydrase: MNRTAVDLLADNAGHARAFAGRFDEVQDGQQPEAVTVCCSDSRVLQDHVFGNDTPGRLFTCGNIGNRVVQRTDAGEAVSGDVLYPLAHAGTRTAVVVGHTGCGAVTAMYGALTGDFDADDEPAGIRHCVDLLAPHLEPGVDRLPDGLDDAEAVNRLVEYNVDRQVDHLLGSDDVPEETDVIGVVYDFQDVYGGERGEIHVINVDGERDPETLRAEHGAVADRIRRLWTY, from the coding sequence ATGAACCGGACGGCGGTCGATCTGTTGGCCGACAACGCCGGGCACGCCCGCGCGTTCGCCGGTCGCTTCGACGAGGTACAGGACGGACAACAGCCCGAGGCCGTGACGGTCTGTTGCTCGGACTCGCGGGTGCTTCAGGACCACGTCTTCGGCAACGACACGCCCGGACGGCTGTTCACCTGCGGCAACATCGGCAACCGGGTCGTCCAGCGCACCGACGCCGGCGAGGCCGTCTCCGGCGACGTGTTGTACCCGCTAGCACACGCCGGGACGCGGACCGCGGTCGTGGTCGGCCACACCGGCTGCGGCGCCGTGACGGCGATGTACGGCGCGCTCACGGGCGACTTCGACGCCGACGACGAGCCGGCGGGGATCCGCCACTGCGTCGACCTGCTCGCCCCGCATCTCGAACCCGGCGTCGACCGGCTCCCCGATGGCCTCGACGACGCCGAGGCCGTGAACCGGCTCGTCGAGTACAACGTCGACCGGCAGGTCGACCACCTGCTCGGGAGCGACGACGTGCCCGAGGAAACGGACGTTATCGGAGTCGTCTACGACTTCCAGGACGTCTACGGCGGCGAGCGCGGCGAGATCCACGTGATCAACGTCGACGGCGAGCGCGACCCCGAGACGCTGCGGGCCGAACACGGAGCCGTCGCCGACCGGATCCGCCGCCTGTGGACGTACTGA
- a CDS encoding ABC transporter ATP-binding protein yields MITVDGLRKVYGDFVAVHGSTFDVEPGEIFGVVGPNGAGKTTTLKTLAGLIEPTAGTVRVAGEPAGDPETRTALGFLPEESPLYEDMTARSYLRFFADLYDVPRETANQRIETALDDLELEHRDRRLGDVSKGMKRKVAIARSLVNDPDVLIYDEPASGLDPLTTNYVLEYVRDLADAGKTVLFSAHNLYHVESVCDRVVIMNEGEIVARGTVEEIRAEHGETTYRVFTTVPVEGSEPDGDRHVSTVDSMDAVEAIRGAAADAGGEVVDIRTRESTLEEIFLDVAGQPMPGSRRTDPGEVGE; encoded by the coding sequence GTGATAACCGTCGACGGCCTGCGGAAGGTGTACGGCGACTTCGTCGCCGTGCACGGGAGTACCTTCGACGTGGAGCCTGGGGAGATATTCGGCGTCGTCGGCCCGAACGGCGCGGGCAAGACGACGACGCTCAAGACGCTCGCGGGGCTGATCGAGCCGACCGCCGGCACCGTCCGCGTCGCCGGCGAGCCCGCGGGCGACCCGGAGACGCGCACCGCCCTGGGATTCCTCCCGGAGGAGTCGCCGCTGTACGAGGACATGACCGCGCGGAGCTACCTCCGCTTTTTCGCGGACCTGTACGACGTGCCGCGCGAGACCGCGAACCAACGGATCGAGACGGCGCTCGACGATCTCGAGCTGGAGCACCGCGACCGTCGGCTGGGGGACGTCTCGAAGGGGATGAAACGGAAGGTCGCGATCGCCCGGTCGCTGGTCAACGACCCCGACGTGTTGATCTACGACGAGCCGGCCTCCGGGCTCGATCCACTCACGACCAACTACGTGCTGGAGTACGTCCGCGACCTCGCCGACGCGGGCAAGACCGTGCTGTTCTCGGCGCACAACCTCTATCACGTCGAGTCGGTCTGTGACCGCGTCGTGATCATGAACGAGGGCGAGATCGTCGCGCGCGGCACCGTCGAGGAGATCCGCGCCGAGCACGGGGAGACGACCTACCGCGTGTTCACGACAGTCCCCGTCGAGGGGAGCGAGCCCGACGGCGACCGCCACGTGTCGACCGTCGACTCGATGGACGCCGTCGAGGCGATCCGCGGGGCGGCGGCCGACGCCGGCGGCGAGGTCGTCGACATTCGTACGCGGGAGTCGACGCTGGAGGAGATCTTCCTCGACGTGGCCGGCCAGCCGATGCCCGGAAGCCGCCGCACCGACCCCGGGGAGGTCGGGGAGTGA
- a CDS encoding PrsW family intramembrane metalloprotease — MSRPGAVVRALLAAARRHARKTGRVARWEVSRTTGTVDRKTAALGAVALLLTVGVAAGGLFAGGVALDDDIYAVAVSPDSPYHDPVSDSTPLEAVPVGAPGADVYVDDRDPTDREATVSVADTRKGQAALGAFRSAVERHNTQLLLAEENQSAAFPVGVTLSYVERASERVGASDGAAGAGGDGGDGEADAGGAGPGGAGDGSGGSGPAAGDGSGDGLGVPDFGGVAGPLFGGQPTGSPAEISPPFPFSSLVLAFAFLVPMNFVIQAYGSTVLNERINRRGELLLVAPLSPGDIVAGKTLPYAAVALLATALIAAGVGGGPLSVAAVFPIALVFLASTFVGAMFARSFKELTFVTVTVSVTLTTYAFVPAIFATVTPIALISPLTIVVRDLQGEAVVLGEYLFSTGPFYLTAATLFAMGVGVYREEDMFTQRSVPLKFLDALAVRLHRPRDVALLSALSIPFVFVAELLGVALLFALPQAAAVVGLLVIVAVVEEIAKGVAIFAGFHQSRFERDLPTALKLGALSGAGFFLAEKATAIVQVVGLGSLPLGQAAFGTAGVGAEFGPALGLALLALPLLLHVVTAAVGAVGATRGWRAWTATLLVAMAIHFAYDLTVVSVLG, encoded by the coding sequence GTGAGTCGCCCCGGCGCGGTCGTTCGCGCGCTCCTCGCCGCCGCCCGCCGGCACGCCCGAAAGACGGGCCGCGTCGCGCGCTGGGAGGTGTCGCGGACGACCGGCACCGTCGACCGGAAGACCGCCGCCCTCGGCGCCGTCGCGCTCCTGTTGACGGTGGGCGTCGCCGCGGGCGGGTTGTTCGCCGGCGGCGTCGCCCTCGACGACGACATCTACGCGGTCGCGGTCAGTCCGGACAGCCCGTACCACGACCCCGTGAGCGACTCCACGCCGCTGGAGGCGGTGCCCGTCGGCGCGCCGGGCGCGGACGTGTACGTCGACGACCGCGACCCGACCGACCGCGAGGCGACCGTCTCGGTGGCCGACACCCGGAAGGGACAGGCCGCCCTCGGCGCGTTCCGGTCGGCCGTCGAGCGGCACAACACACAGCTCCTGTTGGCGGAGGAGAACCAGTCGGCCGCCTTCCCGGTCGGCGTCACCCTCAGCTACGTCGAACGCGCGAGCGAGCGCGTCGGCGCCAGCGACGGGGCTGCCGGCGCGGGAGGCGACGGGGGCGACGGCGAAGCTGACGCCGGAGGCGCCGGACCCGGCGGCGCCGGCGACGGATCCGGCGGCTCCGGACCCGCCGCGGGCGACGGATCCGGGGACGGGCTCGGTGTCCCCGACTTCGGCGGCGTCGCGGGGCCGCTGTTCGGCGGCCAGCCGACCGGGTCGCCGGCGGAGATCTCCCCGCCGTTCCCGTTCTCCTCGCTCGTGCTCGCGTTCGCCTTCCTCGTGCCGATGAACTTCGTGATCCAGGCGTACGGCTCCACGGTCCTCAACGAGCGGATCAACCGCCGGGGGGAGCTGCTGCTCGTCGCGCCGCTGTCGCCGGGCGACATCGTCGCCGGGAAGACCCTGCCGTACGCCGCGGTCGCGCTCCTCGCGACGGCGCTCATCGCCGCGGGGGTCGGCGGCGGCCCGCTCTCGGTGGCGGCGGTGTTCCCCATCGCGCTCGTGTTCCTCGCGTCGACGTTCGTCGGCGCGATGTTCGCGCGCTCGTTCAAGGAGCTCACCTTCGTCACCGTCACCGTCTCCGTGACGCTGACGACGTACGCGTTCGTCCCCGCGATCTTCGCGACGGTGACGCCGATCGCGCTCATCTCGCCGCTGACGATCGTCGTCCGCGACCTCCAGGGGGAGGCGGTCGTGCTCGGGGAGTACCTGTTCTCGACGGGGCCGTTCTACCTCACGGCGGCGACGCTGTTCGCCATGGGCGTCGGCGTCTACCGCGAGGAGGACATGTTCACTCAGCGGTCGGTGCCGTTGAAGTTCCTCGACGCGCTCGCGGTGCGGCTGCACCGCCCCCGCGACGTGGCGCTGCTGTCGGCGCTGTCGATCCCGTTCGTGTTCGTCGCCGAGCTGCTCGGGGTCGCGCTGCTGTTCGCGCTGCCGCAGGCGGCCGCGGTCGTCGGGCTGCTCGTGATCGTCGCGGTCGTCGAGGAGATCGCGAAGGGCGTCGCGATCTTCGCGGGGTTCCACCAGTCGCGCTTCGAGCGCGACCTCCCCACGGCGCTGAAGCTGGGCGCGCTGTCGGGCGCCGGCTTCTTCCTCGCCGAGAAGGCGACGGCGATCGTTCAGGTCGTCGGGCTCGGCTCGCTCCCGCTCGGGCAGGCCGCGTTCGGCACCGCCGGCGTCGGCGCGGAGTTCGGTCCGGCGCTCGGCCTCGCGCTGTTGGCGCTCCCGCTCCTCCTGCACGTCGTCACGGCGGCCGTCGGCGCCGTCGGCGCGACGCGCGGCTGGCGCGCGTGGACGGCCACGCTCCTGGTCGCGATGGCGATCCACTTCGCCTACGACCTCACGGTGGTGAGCGTCCTTGGCTAG
- a CDS encoding ABC transporter permease, with amino-acid sequence MPGTVAAGDRAGRDPRWTIARRELASLRSEKTIVLALLIQLFVAAFSSFLVVGLVSLYDPGAAANYSVDTAVAGDDAGDLLRAVGETDGMEAERYPTRQAAADAFAEGRADAALLSTATERGTLEVRVLVPDGNVGTTLVVVRAREALRAFERLERDQRSASLSAAVLDLPPRAGSSPYFGFTYTVLVPLLLFLPVFIAGSVTVDSLTEELERGTLELLRVAPVTMTDIVEGKLLAAAGLAPMQAALWLALLSANGTAIAPSPTAIGTVAGVVGLLALTAGLAALVTALGAALALTAPDRRAAQTVYSLGVLGLFGAAALSPVNPANVAAKLAVGSADPASYLAIVAVVVAGGVAVAVARAGVARYGPA; translated from the coding sequence ATCCCGGGCACCGTCGCCGCGGGCGACCGCGCCGGACGCGATCCCCGCTGGACGATCGCGAGGCGGGAGCTGGCGTCGCTACGGTCGGAGAAGACCATCGTGCTCGCGCTGCTCATCCAGCTGTTCGTCGCGGCGTTCTCGTCGTTCCTCGTCGTCGGGCTCGTCTCGCTGTACGACCCCGGCGCCGCGGCGAACTACTCGGTCGACACGGCCGTCGCCGGCGACGACGCGGGCGACCTGCTGCGCGCAGTCGGGGAGACCGACGGGATGGAGGCCGAGCGGTACCCGACCCGGCAGGCCGCAGCCGACGCGTTCGCCGAGGGTCGGGCCGACGCCGCGTTGCTGTCGACCGCGACCGAACGGGGCACCCTGGAGGTCCGGGTGCTCGTGCCCGACGGGAACGTCGGAACGACGCTGGTCGTCGTGCGCGCCCGCGAGGCGCTGCGGGCGTTCGAACGTCTGGAGCGCGACCAGCGCTCGGCGTCGCTTTCGGCGGCGGTCCTCGACCTGCCGCCGCGGGCGGGCTCGTCGCCGTACTTCGGGTTCACCTACACGGTGCTCGTTCCTCTGCTACTGTTCCTCCCGGTGTTCATCGCCGGCTCGGTGACGGTCGACTCGCTCACCGAGGAACTGGAGCGCGGGACGCTGGAACTGCTCCGGGTCGCCCCCGTCACGATGACCGACATCGTCGAGGGGAAGCTGCTGGCGGCCGCCGGCCTCGCCCCGATGCAGGCGGCGCTGTGGCTCGCGCTGCTGTCGGCCAACGGGACCGCCATCGCGCCGTCGCCGACCGCGATCGGCACCGTCGCCGGGGTGGTCGGACTGCTCGCGCTCACCGCGGGGCTGGCCGCCCTGGTGACGGCGCTGGGCGCGGCGCTCGCGCTCACGGCGCCCGATCGACGGGCCGCGCAGACGGTGTACTCGCTGGGCGTGCTCGGGCTGTTCGGCGCGGCGGCACTGTCGCCGGTCAACCCCGCGAACGTCGCCGCGAAGCTGGCCGTCGGCAGCGCCGACCCCGCGTCGTATCTCGCGATCGTCGCCGTCGTCGTCGCCGGCGGGGTCGCCGTCGCGGTTGCCCGCGCCGGCGTGGCACGCTACGGCCCTGCCTGA
- a CDS encoding small ribosomal subunit Rsm22 family protein, producing the protein MSVDREALRDTAKYLRNARPVDPEEVYEYLPDRPHPAVVRTALREEAFDLGLYEREDGTFVPANDDPVDPPGWSPEAFPDEHAEAIEDLLFERYGLDWHEGDSGDALRETIDRLKEDYYRGRPVEYDADAALAYAVYHQPDFYAAVGYVLDRLADRGLLPRTLRVLDVGAGTGGPALGLFDYLPDDALVDYHAIEPSANADVLEEVLADTRPNVHTTVHRESAEAFDPNVVGEMDLVLFGNVLSELDDPAAVASRYLDALAADGSCVMLAPADLNTSTELRRVERALTPPEGDVSVYAPDLRLWPGDAPEDRGWSFEERPDLATPGFQRTLDDAAARAYDEEPGTYVNTDVKFSWAILRPDGERRHPVVASAERYHRLADSEEHVTDRVNLLAVKLSGDLTDDADANPLFKVGDGSERLEHYLVLTGESSLNRDLREAPYGAILSVENVLILWNDDEGAYNLVCGKETVVDIVAA; encoded by the coding sequence GTGAGCGTCGACCGCGAGGCGCTGCGCGACACCGCGAAGTACCTCCGCAACGCCCGGCCCGTCGACCCCGAGGAGGTGTACGAGTACCTCCCCGACCGACCGCACCCGGCGGTCGTGCGCACCGCCCTCCGCGAGGAGGCGTTCGATCTGGGCCTCTACGAGCGCGAGGACGGCACCTTCGTCCCCGCGAACGACGACCCCGTCGACCCGCCTGGCTGGTCGCCCGAGGCGTTCCCCGACGAGCACGCCGAGGCGATCGAGGACCTGCTGTTCGAGCGCTACGGCCTCGACTGGCACGAGGGCGACTCCGGCGACGCGCTCCGGGAGACGATCGACCGGCTGAAGGAGGACTACTACCGCGGGCGCCCCGTCGAGTACGACGCCGACGCCGCGCTCGCGTACGCGGTCTACCACCAGCCGGACTTCTACGCCGCCGTCGGCTACGTGCTCGACCGGCTCGCGGACCGCGGACTGCTTCCCCGGACCCTCCGCGTGCTCGACGTGGGCGCGGGAACCGGCGGCCCCGCCCTCGGGCTGTTCGACTACCTCCCCGACGACGCACTGGTCGACTACCACGCGATCGAGCCGAGCGCGAACGCCGACGTGCTGGAGGAGGTGCTCGCTGACACCCGGCCGAACGTCCACACGACGGTCCACCGCGAGAGTGCCGAGGCGTTCGACCCGAACGTTGTCGGCGAGATGGACCTCGTCCTCTTCGGCAACGTCCTCTCGGAACTCGACGACCCGGCGGCGGTCGCCTCGCGCTATCTCGACGCGCTCGCCGCCGACGGCTCCTGTGTCATGCTGGCGCCGGCGGACCTGAACACCTCGACGGAACTGCGACGCGTCGAGCGCGCCCTGACGCCGCCCGAGGGCGACGTGAGCGTGTACGCGCCCGACCTGCGGCTATGGCCCGGCGACGCCCCCGAGGATCGCGGGTGGTCCTTCGAGGAGCGCCCGGATCTCGCGACCCCCGGCTTCCAGCGGACGCTCGACGACGCCGCGGCGCGCGCGTACGACGAGGAGCCCGGAACCTACGTCAACACCGACGTGAAGTTCTCGTGGGCGATCCTCCGGCCCGACGGCGAGCGCCGCCATCCGGTCGTCGCCAGCGCCGAGCGCTACCACCGCCTGGCCGACTCCGAGGAGCACGTCACCGACCGGGTGAACCTCCTCGCGGTGAAGCTCTCGGGCGACCTCACCGACGACGCGGACGCGAACCCGCTGTTCAAGGTCGGCGACGGCAGCGAGCGGCTGGAGCACTACCTCGTGCTCACGGGCGAGTCGTCGCTCAACCGCGACCTGCGCGAGGCGCCGTACGGCGCGATCCTCTCGGTCGAGAACGTCCTGATCCTCTGGAACGACGACGAGGGCGCGTACAACCTCGTGTGCGGCAAGGAGACGGTCGTGGACATCGTCGCGGCCTGA
- a CDS encoding prephenate dehydrogenase/arogenate dehydrogenase family protein: MKLLVVGAGEMGRWAARTLRPVSERVALADTNPQTAMDAAEDVVDGRVVPVDTDESFDCVVLAVPIPVVADAVAKYADNAAGGALVDVSGVMAEPLSAMADHAAGEYASFHPLFAPPRGPGRIAYVPGRSGRTVDRVRERFAAVCNEVFETTAAEHDDAMAKVQTGAHTAVLAYALAAGDVDERFHTPVSEPLAEIARTVTEGEPRVYADIRETFDGDDAVAEAARAVAAADRDEFAALFERAGDAVNTESRVDGDDGDDAGTEAGNDERTDGPASRVDE, encoded by the coding sequence ATGAAGCTGCTCGTCGTCGGCGCCGGGGAGATGGGCCGGTGGGCCGCGCGGACCCTCCGCCCGGTCAGCGAGCGCGTCGCGCTCGCGGACACGAACCCCCAGACCGCGATGGACGCCGCCGAGGACGTCGTCGACGGCCGCGTCGTCCCGGTCGACACCGACGAGTCGTTCGACTGCGTCGTGCTCGCGGTGCCGATCCCCGTCGTCGCCGACGCGGTCGCGAAGTACGCCGACAACGCCGCGGGCGGGGCACTCGTCGACGTGTCGGGCGTGATGGCCGAGCCGCTCTCGGCGATGGCCGACCACGCCGCCGGCGAGTACGCCAGTTTCCATCCGCTGTTCGCGCCGCCGCGCGGCCCCGGCCGGATCGCGTACGTCCCCGGTCGCTCCGGCCGAACCGTCGATCGGGTCCGCGAGCGGTTCGCGGCCGTCTGCAACGAGGTGTTCGAGACGACCGCGGCCGAGCACGACGACGCGATGGCGAAGGTCCAGACGGGCGCCCACACCGCCGTCCTCGCGTACGCCCTGGCCGCCGGCGACGTGGACGAGCGCTTCCACACGCCCGTCTCCGAGCCGCTCGCCGAGATCGCACGCACCGTCACCGAGGGCGAGCCACGCGTGTACGCCGACATCCGCGAGACGTTCGACGGCGACGACGCGGTCGCGGAGGCGGCGCGGGCCGTGGCGGCCGCCGACCGCGACGAGTTCGCGGCGCTGTTCGAGCGCGCCGGCGACGCCGTGAACACCGAGTCGCGAGTGGACGGCGACGACGGCGACGATGCCGGCACCGAAGCCGGAAACGACGAGCGGACCGACGGCCCCGCGTCGCGCGTCGACGAGTGA